Proteins encoded in a region of the Candidatus Zixiibacteriota bacterium genome:
- a CDS encoding protein arginine kinase has product MMSSFAELIKRPVAWLSGEGEEAGLVLSSRVRLARNLAKHSYPVRAEPAEARQIVDIVKTAIEKSSLADNGLFLDSESITEDDRDVLIERHLISPEFLRDEMPRGLYVDEEVAASLMVNEEDHLRIQAVRSGLDLRHAMDRARGIEMELGERLNFDFDSRLGYLTACPTNVGTGLRVSVLIHLPGLALTKEMDTVLGQMNKVGLTVRGFYGEGSDVLGYLFQVSNQTTLGRTEEDVLDSLEKVTRQLIAYESNARQALFTDASPQILDKIWRSYGILSNARVLTSQEAMNLLSAVRLGVAIGEPLGLTLGKVNELMLSTQPAHLQRHAGHPMSSEERDVARAELVRKHLSKRPARRRSGGGRTSGKD; this is encoded by the coding sequence ATGATGTCGTCATTCGCCGAGCTGATCAAGCGCCCGGTCGCCTGGCTCTCCGGCGAGGGGGAAGAGGCGGGATTGGTCCTCTCCAGCCGTGTGCGTCTGGCGCGCAATCTGGCCAAGCACTCCTATCCGGTCCGCGCCGAACCCGCCGAAGCGCGCCAGATTGTCGATATCGTCAAGACCGCGATCGAGAAATCCTCGCTCGCCGACAACGGGTTGTTTCTTGACTCGGAGTCGATCACCGAAGACGACCGCGACGTGTTGATCGAACGCCATCTCATCTCGCCGGAATTCCTCCGCGATGAAATGCCGCGCGGCCTCTACGTCGATGAGGAAGTGGCCGCCAGTCTCATGGTCAACGAGGAAGACCATCTGCGAATACAAGCGGTACGGTCGGGCCTCGATCTGCGTCACGCGATGGACCGCGCGCGCGGCATCGAAATGGAATTGGGCGAGCGTCTCAACTTCGACTTCGACTCACGACTGGGATATCTGACCGCTTGCCCGACCAACGTCGGCACCGGATTGCGCGTATCGGTCCTGATCCACCTGCCCGGATTGGCGTTGACCAAGGAAATGGATACCGTCCTGGGTCAGATGAACAAAGTCGGGCTGACGGTGCGCGGGTTTTACGGTGAAGGATCCGATGTTCTCGGGTATTTGTTCCAGGTGTCGAATCAAACGACACTGGGGCGCACGGAAGAAGACGTCCTCGATTCTCTTGAGAAGGTGACTCGGCAGTTGATCGCCTATGAATCCAATGCGCGTCAGGCGCTCTTCACCGATGCGTCGCCGCAGATTCTCGACAAAATCTGGCGCTCATACGGTATATTGTCCAATGCCCGGGTGCTGACCTCGCAGGAGGCGATGAATCTCTTGTCGGCAGTCCGTCTCGGGGTTGCCATCGGCGAGCCGCTGGGACTGACCTTGGGGAAGGTGAACGAGTTGATGTTATCGACACAGCCGGCCCATCTGCAACGTCACGCGGGACATCCCATGAGTTCCGAAGAGCGGGATGTGGCGCGTGCCGAACTGGTCCGCAAGCATCTGAGCAAGCGGCCCGCGCGCCGTCGTTCGGGCGGCGGACGGACATCCGGGAAGGATTAG
- a CDS encoding UvrB/UvrC motif-containing protein — protein sequence MKCESCGERDASVHFTQIRSNKKTEMHLCKECAKKKGFHNPLDDVPFPLAEFLSSMVQRAGAPSDAMGKMVCPSCGMRFVDFTRIGRFGCGHCYTAFKTPLEDLLRKIHGSTRHRGRTPMTKTVESVSAVEELVRLKDDLKKAIEREDFELAADLRDQLKTASRRAQQAEKQKAQENAS from the coding sequence GTGAAGTGTGAGAGCTGCGGTGAACGCGACGCCAGTGTGCATTTCACCCAGATTCGCAGCAACAAGAAGACCGAGATGCACCTCTGCAAGGAGTGCGCCAAGAAGAAGGGGTTTCACAATCCGCTCGATGATGTTCCCTTTCCGTTGGCGGAGTTTCTCAGCTCGATGGTGCAGCGCGCCGGCGCGCCGTCGGACGCGATGGGCAAGATGGTCTGCCCGTCGTGCGGTATGCGCTTTGTCGATTTCACGCGCATCGGACGATTCGGCTGCGGACATTGTTATACCGCGTTCAAGACTCCATTGGAGGATTTGCTGCGAAAGATTCACGGGTCGACACGGCATCGCGGACGCACACCCATGACCAAGACCGTCGAATCGGTGAGCGCCGTCGAAGAACTGGTGCGCCTCAAGGACGACTTGAAAAAGGCCATCGAGCGTGAAGATTTCGAGCTGGCGGCCGATCTGCGCGATCAGTTGAAAACCGCCTCGCGACGCGCACAGCAAGCGGAGAAGCAAAAAGCGCAGGAGAACGCATCATGA